The genome window ATAGAATACAAATGGCAGAGGAGAATGCCCAACTAAGTATACTGGCAAAACAAACGCAACTGAATAATCTGTCTGCTCAGCTTAATCCGCATTTCTTCTTTAATTCGCTGAATAATATAAAGTTTCTGGTGATTGAAAATCCTCAGGAAGCTCGCCGGGCTATCGACCTGTTGTCTGACCTGTTGCGTACGTCTCTTTATCGAAAAGAGGAACATGTGGTTTCTATCAAACAGGAGCTAAATCTGGTGAATGATTACCTGGAACTCGAAAAACTACGCTTTGAAGAACGGTTGCAGATTCAGATGAATATCCCGGAAGAGGTTATGGCCTATGAAATACCACCTTTCAGTATTCAGACCTTGGTAGAGAATGCCATTAAACATGGCATCAGTACCCGGAAGGAAGGTGGACTGGTAAGCATCTGTATAGAAAAACAGACCTCCTATCTCAAAATCACTATAGAAAACTCCGGAAAGCTTAGTGACTCTACAACGCCTGGCCTTGGTATACGAAATTTGACGGAACGGCTCAATCTGCAGTTTGCAGGAAAGGTGATGTTTGCACTGACAGCACAGGAAGATGATAAAGTTCTGGCAACCATTTGTATTCCTGCACTATGAAAAAAATCCGTGTTATACTGATTGATGATGAACGTTCGGCACGTGCAGAATTAAGAACGGCATTGCTTCCTCATCCTGATTTTGAAATCATAGCAGAGGCAAGCAATGCAGATGAGGCAAAGGATCAGATTGAAACACTGCAGCCTGACTTGCTTTTTCTAGATATTCAAATGCCCGAAAAGTCCGGTTTTGATCTGCTGGAATCGCTGAATCGGGTACCTCTTGTCATCTTTACTACCGCATTTGATCAGTATGCAGTACAGGCGTTTGAAATCAATGCTCTGGACTACCTGACAAAACCTATACGGGAAGAACGATTTGCCAAAGCTCTGGAACGAATACGAGACAGAATTCAGACCGATACAATGGTGCATCAGATGACAACTGCAGAAAGCACACGGCTGACTGCTGATCAGCAACTATTTGTCAAGGATGGGGTGCATTATTATTTTATACGTGTAGGCGACATTTCGCTTATTGAGTCACTGGAAAATTATTCACGCATTTATTTCAATACTAAAAAAACATATCAGAAACGATCACTGAATCAGTGGGAGGAACTGCTTGACGCTACGTTGTTCTTCCGGATTAGCCGCACCCATATTGTAAACCGTTCCTATATTAAAGATGTCCATCGTTTACCCAAAGGAAAACTTCAACTGGAACTGACGACAGGTCAGCGACTGGATGTATCGAGTCGACAGTCAATCAAATTCAAAAAGATAAATAGCTTATAATATCTCAGAAACCTGATTTTCAGGAACCATACAAATGGCTCCCTGCTATCGTATTACCTAAACTATACCTATGAAAACGCTACACATCTATTTACAACTCGTAAAAGTCCTTTGTATCAGTCTCCTGACTGTTTCATCCGGAATAACTCAATCCTTTGTGTGTCCGAATATTAGCCTATCAGATACCCTGACTACAGGAAAAATTATGGCTGATTTTTCACGCAATGTCCTTTCACACTACACAAGTCAGCAGGATACTAATCCATCAGATTACCTGAATACAGCTTTTCGCCTCCAGATCCTTGCCGGAGAATACAAACAAGCTCTTCAATCTCTGAAAGCGTGTCGACAGCTAGCTACTACCCGATGGACTATAGGTACACTCTATCTACAATATGAAGTGTATACATATAGTCGTATGCAGCAATCTCAGACAAAACAGTCTTTCACGGATACATTTACCCAAACATTCCGCCAATATGTTGAGGCGATGGATAACCAAACACTGCTTCTCAATGAGAGAGCATTTTTAAATGATATACAACCCTTTGAAAGAGACTGGCAACAGGAAGTTTCTCAGCTAAAAGACAGAGACAGCCTTTCGCTGACTGAAGCTGTTCGGTTATGCAAGTCCTACTTTTTGTATGAAGTACATAGACAAATGATACCAATAGCCCGAAAACTACTGAAAGAGCAGGATGACAAACGGTATGACATCCAAGACAATGTACTTATTCCTACGAAAGATGGTGCCAGACTATGGGCAATTGTTGCCAGACCCAAAAACAGTACAGAACCCAAGCCTACAGCACTGGCCTATACTATCTATGCAGACATGCGAAATATCACACAAGCTAAAAATGCGGCTGCTCATGGATATATTGGGGTCGTAGCCCATACCAGAGGAAAAGGGCTAAGTACGGATGCTATAGTGCCTTACGAAATGGAAAGTAAGGATGTGAATGAAGTGATTGACTGGATCATCCGGCAGCCCTGGAGTAACAAAGAAGTAGGGATGTATGGGGGGAGTTATAATGGATTTGCTCAATGGGCAGCAGCCAAACATCTGCATCCTGCCCTTAAAACCATCGTTCCCTATGCAGCAGCGATTCCAGGAAAAGGATTACCCATGGAAAACAATGTTTTCATCAATGCCAATTATGGCTGGGCATTTCATGTCACAAACAACAAGTATATGGACAATACCATCTATACTACTCCGCAACGCTGGCGAAAAATGATGAATAGCTGGTACGAAAGCGGCAAGCCTTACAATAAGATAGATAGTATAGAGGGTCAGCCCAATCCATGGTTGCAAAAGTGGCTGTTACATCCTGCATTTGATGCCTACTGGCAGAACATGGTACCCTATCAAAAGGACTTCTCCGGAATTACGATCCCTGTCCTTTCTATTACAGGTTACTATGATGATGGACAAATCTCTGCACTCCACTACCTGAAAGAACATTACAAATACAACCCGCACGCAGAGCATTATCTGCTGATAGGTCCTTATGACCATGTCGGCTCACAACGACAAGGAGCTGCTGTTTTACGTGGATATGCAATTGATTCCGTAGCCTATATCAATACCCCTGAACTCACTTTTCAATGGATGGATTATATATTCTATCACAAACCCAAACCTGCCATACTGAAGGACAAGATTAATTATGAAGTGATGGGAGTCAATGAGTGGCGACATGCACCTTCGATAGAAAAGATGCATAATATGCTACAGAGCTTTTATCTGTCAACAGAAAAAGCAGGAGACTATTACCGACTCACTACACAGAAACCTGCCAAAACAGAGTTCCTGACTCAGACGATAGACATGGCAGATAGGTCCACCTCTCACAACGACTATTATCCGGACCCTATCATTCGGAAAGAACTCGATGTATCGGATGGGTTAGCCTTTATCAGTGAGCCATTTACGGAACCGGTTTCAGTGGATGGGATATTTTCGGGCAATCTCAAGATCCGTATCAACAAAAAAGATGTGGATGTAGGAGTAGTCTTGTATGAAGTACTTCCCTCAGGTGAGTTCTTTCATCTTTCCTATTATCTGGGGCGTGCCAGTTATGCCAGGGACATGAGTAAACGCCAGCTTCTCAGACCTGACAAAATAGAAAGTGTTCCTTTTGAACGTACCCGTATGGTATCACGGCAACTGCGTAAAGGAAGTCGCTTATTGGTAATACTTAATGTAAATAAAAATCCGTTTGCTCAGATTAATTATGGCACCGGAAAAGATGTGAGTCAGGAAGATATACAGGATGCAAAAGATCCTTTACAAATCCACTGGTATACAGATAGTATGATTCAAAT of Xanthocytophaga agilis contains these proteins:
- a CDS encoding sensor histidine kinase; protein product: MKTNTATSHWVSLYWKCQLIGWSLTSLWWAYQGLANSIEKSYTVAAIHFIGDCSISILLTHSYRNLSLKNGWNKLNLDSLLPRIILSVGVLGSLFMLLIAIKLYLVRMYFIDQSVGSFTDFFKDNSMTLLITGVRLMAVWVLAFHLYHYAQYRIQMAEENAQLSILAKQTQLNNLSAQLNPHFFFNSLNNIKFLVIENPQEARRAIDLLSDLLRTSLYRKEEHVVSIKQELNLVNDYLELEKLRFEERLQIQMNIPEEVMAYEIPPFSIQTLVENAIKHGISTRKEGGLVSICIEKQTSYLKITIENSGKLSDSTTPGLGIRNLTERLNLQFAGKVMFALTAQEDDKVLATICIPAL
- a CDS encoding response regulator transcription factor, translating into MKKIRVILIDDERSARAELRTALLPHPDFEIIAEASNADEAKDQIETLQPDLLFLDIQMPEKSGFDLLESLNRVPLVIFTTAFDQYAVQAFEINALDYLTKPIREERFAKALERIRDRIQTDTMVHQMTTAESTRLTADQQLFVKDGVHYYFIRVGDISLIESLENYSRIYFNTKKTYQKRSLNQWEELLDATLFFRISRTHIVNRSYIKDVHRLPKGKLQLELTTGQRLDVSSRQSIKFKKINSL
- a CDS encoding CocE/NonD family hydrolase, producing the protein MKTLHIYLQLVKVLCISLLTVSSGITQSFVCPNISLSDTLTTGKIMADFSRNVLSHYTSQQDTNPSDYLNTAFRLQILAGEYKQALQSLKACRQLATTRWTIGTLYLQYEVYTYSRMQQSQTKQSFTDTFTQTFRQYVEAMDNQTLLLNERAFLNDIQPFERDWQQEVSQLKDRDSLSLTEAVRLCKSYFLYEVHRQMIPIARKLLKEQDDKRYDIQDNVLIPTKDGARLWAIVARPKNSTEPKPTALAYTIYADMRNITQAKNAAAHGYIGVVAHTRGKGLSTDAIVPYEMESKDVNEVIDWIIRQPWSNKEVGMYGGSYNGFAQWAAAKHLHPALKTIVPYAAAIPGKGLPMENNVFINANYGWAFHVTNNKYMDNTIYTTPQRWRKMMNSWYESGKPYNKIDSIEGQPNPWLQKWLLHPAFDAYWQNMVPYQKDFSGITIPVLSITGYYDDGQISALHYLKEHYKYNPHAEHYLLIGPYDHVGSQRQGAAVLRGYAIDSVAYINTPELTFQWMDYIFYHKPKPAILKDKINYEVMGVNEWRHAPSIEKMHNMLQSFYLSTEKAGDYYRLTTQKPAKTEFLTQTIDMADRSTSHNDYYPDPIIRKELDVSDGLAFISEPFTEPVSVDGIFSGNLKIRINKKDVDVGVVLYEVLPSGEFFHLSYYLGRASYARDMSKRQLLRPDKIESVPFERTRMVSRQLRKGSRLLVILNVNKNPFAQINYGTGKDVSQEDIQDAKDPLQIHWYTDSMIQIPMRK